A part of Larkinella insperata genomic DNA contains:
- a CDS encoding UDP-glucose dehydrogenase family protein: MKLAVIGTGYVGLVTGTCFAETGNQVTCVDIDERKVEKLNNGIIPIYEPGLDVLFNRNTAEGRLKFTTNLAEGIEGAEVIFLALPTPPGEDGSADLKYILKVADDLGPLLKQYAVVVDKSTVPVGTAEKVWNNISKGAQVEFDVVSNPEFLREGVAVEDFMKPDRVVIGTESEKAKAVMNKLYAPLVRQGNPVIFMDERSAEMTKYAANAFLAVKISFMNEIANLCEKVGANVDDIRRGIGTDSRIGKRFLFAGIGYGGSCFPKDVQALAKTAQDNAYDFKILKSVMDVNALQKSKLLPIIKAHFDGDLKGKTIAVWGLAFKPYTDDIREAPALENIRALLSEGAKVTVYDPEAMENVRNVLGNQITYAHTSYAALDDADALVIMTEWPLFRTPDFTKMNLLLKNKVIFDGRNVYELDQMKEVGYTYYSIGRETVKPEVHQSA; this comes from the coding sequence ATGAAATTAGCCGTTATAGGAACCGGGTATGTCGGACTGGTGACCGGTACCTGTTTTGCTGAAACCGGAAATCAGGTAACCTGCGTCGATATTGACGAACGAAAAGTTGAAAAACTCAACAATGGCATCATCCCCATCTACGAACCCGGACTCGATGTCCTCTTCAATCGGAATACCGCCGAAGGCCGCCTGAAGTTTACCACCAACCTGGCCGAAGGCATCGAAGGCGCCGAAGTTATCTTCCTGGCCCTGCCCACTCCGCCGGGTGAAGACGGCTCCGCCGACCTGAAGTACATCCTGAAAGTAGCCGACGACCTTGGCCCGCTGCTGAAGCAGTACGCGGTGGTAGTCGATAAAAGCACCGTTCCGGTGGGAACCGCCGAGAAAGTCTGGAATAACATTTCAAAGGGCGCTCAGGTGGAGTTCGACGTGGTGTCGAACCCCGAGTTTCTGCGCGAAGGCGTGGCCGTGGAAGACTTCATGAAACCCGACCGCGTGGTGATCGGTACGGAGTCGGAGAAAGCCAAAGCGGTTATGAACAAACTGTATGCTCCGCTGGTGCGCCAGGGCAACCCCGTTATCTTCATGGACGAGCGCTCGGCGGAGATGACCAAGTATGCCGCCAACGCCTTTCTGGCCGTCAAGATCAGCTTCATGAACGAGATTGCCAACCTGTGCGAGAAGGTGGGGGCCAACGTCGACGATATCCGCCGGGGCATCGGCACCGACAGCCGGATCGGCAAGCGGTTTTTGTTCGCCGGCATCGGCTACGGGGGCAGCTGTTTTCCCAAGGACGTGCAGGCGCTGGCGAAAACCGCGCAGGACAATGCCTACGATTTCAAGATTCTGAAGTCGGTGATGGACGTGAACGCCCTGCAGAAGAGCAAACTGCTGCCGATCATCAAGGCTCATTTTGACGGTGACCTAAAAGGAAAAACCATCGCCGTCTGGGGGCTGGCTTTCAAACCGTATACCGACGACATTCGCGAAGCTCCGGCCCTGGAAAACATTCGGGCGCTGTTGAGCGAAGGGGCGAAGGTAACGGTTTACGACCCCGAAGCGATGGAAAACGTGCGGAATGTGCTGGGCAACCAAATCACGTACGCCCACACCTCGTACGCAGCCCTGGACGACGCCGATGCGCTGGTGATCATGACCGAGTGGCCGCTGTTCCGCACGCCCGACTTTACCAAAATGAACCTGCTGTTGAAAAACAAGGTGATTTTTGACGGCCGGAACGTCTACGAACTCGACCAGATGAAAGAAGTAGGCTACACCTACTACAGCATCGGCCGGGAAACGGTAAAACCGGAAGTCCACCAAAGTGCCTAG
- a CDS encoding patatin-like phospholipase family protein: MRALVLGGGSLKGAFQAGAIQAVLEAGYEPEAIYGISVGSLNAVFLTHEAGKQFAEHGAIDWPRAGRQLIEFWIRNITKPEDVAVIRSRFMMGYNTLMSRFDGLLDNTPLQTLIRTHIKLPILVNSPVKLKVGAVDIIKGDMIYTTNEDESILDYVIASSSLPFLMPAVCIGGDRQKMFLDGGLREVAPLREAIDDGANELVCVACHAKRIFTEKFNYRSLLNLAERVKDITVNQIVNNDIAWAERWIEREKLRGNEMHLTLIRPHEPLYLNLMKFTSEDIGRLIVQGYEHATEVLRAGGVRRKV, encoded by the coding sequence ATGCGTGCATTGGTGTTAGGGGGCGGGTCCCTGAAGGGTGCGTTTCAGGCAGGAGCCATTCAGGCCGTTCTGGAAGCCGGTTATGAGCCCGAAGCAATTTACGGCATCTCGGTTGGTAGTTTAAACGCAGTTTTCCTGACGCACGAAGCCGGAAAACAGTTTGCGGAGCACGGAGCCATTGACTGGCCCAGAGCCGGGCGGCAATTGATCGAATTCTGGATTCGAAACATCACAAAGCCCGAAGATGTGGCCGTAATCCGGTCGCGGTTTATGATGGGCTACAACACGCTGATGAGCCGCTTTGACGGCTTGCTCGACAACACCCCGCTTCAAACGCTGATCCGGACCCACATCAAGCTTCCCATTCTCGTCAACAGCCCCGTGAAGCTGAAGGTGGGCGCCGTTGATATTATTAAGGGCGATATGATCTACACCACCAACGAAGACGAGAGTATTCTGGATTACGTCATTGCCAGCAGTTCGCTGCCGTTTCTGATGCCCGCCGTCTGCATCGGTGGAGATCGCCAGAAAATGTTTCTGGATGGCGGTTTGCGGGAAGTGGCTCCGCTGCGGGAAGCCATCGACGACGGGGCGAATGAACTGGTCTGCGTTGCCTGTCACGCCAAACGAATTTTTACCGAGAAATTCAACTACCGCAGCCTGCTGAACCTGGCGGAAAGGGTGAAGGACATTACCGTTAATCAGATCGTCAACAACGACATTGCCTGGGCCGAACGCTGGATCGAGCGGGAGAAACTTCGGGGCAACGAGATGCACCTGACACTCATCCGCCCCCACGAGCCCCTGTACCTGAACCTGATGAAATTCACCTCCGAGGATATCGGGCGACTGATCGTTCAGGGCTATGAGCACGCGACGGAAGTGCTGCGGGCCGGGGGCGTCAGACGGAAAGTGTGA
- a CDS encoding fatty acid desaturase: MTPSAISFKPAQIGNRGLLAATLILLSWLGMLIFLLNFPIDWKNPLIYLFVLIQTHLYTGVFITAHDAIHGVVAPHNKRLNYWIGFLCTTLFAFNNYNRLSRKHHLHHQHSATHDDPDFHDGNPHFLAWYYSFLKEYISVIQIVLMGITYNILKIWFPMENLIVFWMVPAILSTFQLFYFGTYLPHRGEHHNPPHNARSQKLNHITAFLSCYFFGYHAEHHNWPYLPWWKLPEARVKSDELRMKN, translated from the coding sequence ATGACGCCATCTGCCATTTCGTTCAAACCGGCCCAAATCGGCAACCGGGGCCTGCTTGCGGCCACCCTCATTCTGCTGAGCTGGCTGGGAATGCTGATTTTCCTGCTCAATTTCCCCATTGACTGGAAAAATCCGCTGATTTATCTTTTCGTATTGATTCAGACGCACCTGTACACCGGCGTTTTCATTACGGCCCACGATGCCATTCACGGCGTGGTGGCTCCGCACAACAAACGACTCAACTACTGGATTGGCTTTCTCTGCACCACGTTGTTTGCCTTCAACAACTACAACCGGCTCAGCCGCAAGCACCACCTGCACCACCAGCATTCGGCCACCCACGACGACCCCGATTTCCACGACGGCAACCCTCATTTTCTTGCCTGGTATTACAGTTTTCTGAAGGAGTACATTTCGGTGATTCAGATCGTGCTGATGGGCATTACGTACAACATTCTGAAGATCTGGTTTCCGATGGAAAATCTGATCGTATTCTGGATGGTTCCGGCCATTCTAAGCACGTTCCAGTTGTTCTATTTCGGGACCTACCTCCCCCACCGCGGTGAACACCACAACCCGCCCCACAATGCCCGCAGCCAGAAGCTAAACCACATAACCGCCTTTCTGAGCTGTTATTTCTTCGGGTACCACGCCGAACACCACAACTGGCCGTATCTGCCCTGGTGGAAATTGCCGGAAGCGCGGGTGAAGAGTGATGAGTTAAGAATGAAGAATTAA
- a CDS encoding slipin family protein: MGYVFLTLAFLALVVVFATVKVVPQQTAYVVERLGKFFAVLQPGVNFIIPFFDRVAYKHSLKETALDIPEQICITRDNVQVRVDGVIFIQIIDPMKASYGINDYRFAVSQLSQTTMRSEMGKIELDKTFEERTTINQAVVNAIDEAAIGWGVKVLRYEIKNITPPQTVLNAMEKQMQAEREKRAVILESEGQKQSSINLAEGQKQKVVLESEGLRLRQINEAAGQAEAIKSIAEATAESIRKVALAIQEDGGMNAVQLRVAEQVVNQFGNLARTNNTLILPANFGDLSSIIASAMTVVKQQDKTV, from the coding sequence ATGGGATACGTATTTCTCACGCTCGCTTTTCTGGCCCTGGTTGTGGTGTTTGCTACGGTCAAGGTGGTACCTCAGCAGACGGCCTACGTGGTCGAACGGCTCGGCAAGTTCTTCGCCGTGCTGCAACCGGGCGTTAACTTCATTATACCGTTTTTCGACCGCGTTGCCTATAAACACAGCCTGAAAGAAACCGCGCTGGACATCCCCGAGCAGATTTGTATTACGCGTGACAACGTGCAGGTGCGCGTCGACGGGGTTATTTTTATTCAGATTATAGACCCCATGAAAGCGTCCTATGGTATCAACGATTATCGATTTGCCGTCAGCCAGTTGTCGCAGACCACCATGCGGAGTGAAATGGGGAAAATTGAACTGGACAAAACGTTTGAAGAACGCACGACGATCAACCAGGCGGTGGTGAACGCCATCGACGAAGCCGCTATTGGCTGGGGCGTCAAGGTGTTGCGTTACGAAATCAAGAACATTACGCCCCCACAGACCGTTCTGAATGCAATGGAGAAACAGATGCAGGCCGAACGCGAGAAACGGGCCGTTATTCTGGAGTCCGAGGGGCAGAAGCAATCGTCAATTAACCTGGCTGAGGGCCAGAAGCAAAAAGTCGTGCTGGAATCGGAAGGTTTACGGCTGCGGCAAATCAACGAAGCTGCGGGGCAGGCGGAAGCCATTAAATCCATTGCCGAAGCAACCGCAGAAAGCATCCGCAAAGTTGCGCTGGCGATTCAGGAGGATGGCGGGATGAATGCCGTTCAACTGCGCGTAGCCGAGCAGGTAGTTAATCAGTTCGGCAACCTGGCCCGTACGAACAACACCCTGATTCTGCCCGCCAACTTCGGCGATCTGTCGTCGATCATCGCCAGCGCCATGACGGTCGTCAAGCAGCAGGACAAAACCGTTTAA
- a CDS encoding glycerophosphodiester phosphodiesterase family protein — MKKYIFWSWFLLNSVNLYAQKKARFTTARALEKVLAYRPDRSQPLILAHRGGPEPTETENSLETFRRTYQQVPDAIIEMDVRMTRDSVLVLLHDDEIDRTTTGSGSLKASSWAELKTVSLRDLRGQPTRQRIPLFEDVLKWGAGKAVMAIDAKPGVDLRKMMKAITDHKALHSVFIICYSVDDALRLRKQYPDVWVALGFNQADHGETLRKAGLSLPHLIALASRQETSFYERLHRDGIPCTAGTYGPGNLDEKPITEVAAEYRKIVQTGADILTTDRPVEVNALFTNKK; from the coding sequence ATGAAAAAGTATATTTTTTGGAGTTGGTTTCTGCTGAACAGTGTCAACCTGTATGCGCAGAAAAAAGCCAGATTCACGACGGCCAGGGCGTTGGAGAAAGTACTAGCTTACCGGCCTGACCGAAGCCAGCCGCTGATTCTGGCACACCGGGGTGGTCCCGAACCGACGGAGACGGAAAACAGCCTGGAGACGTTTCGGCGTACTTATCAGCAGGTGCCGGACGCCATCATCGAAATGGATGTTCGGATGACGCGGGACAGTGTGCTGGTGCTGTTGCACGATGACGAAATCGACCGGACTACAACAGGTAGCGGCTCGCTGAAAGCCTCGTCGTGGGCAGAACTGAAAACGGTTTCACTGCGCGATCTGCGCGGCCAGCCGACCCGCCAGCGCATTCCGCTTTTTGAGGACGTGCTGAAATGGGGAGCCGGTAAGGCCGTCATGGCAATTGATGCCAAACCGGGCGTTGATTTGCGCAAAATGATGAAAGCGATTACGGATCACAAGGCGTTGCACAGCGTATTCATCATCTGCTATTCGGTGGACGACGCGCTACGGCTGCGGAAACAATACCCGGATGTTTGGGTGGCGCTGGGCTTCAACCAGGCCGATCACGGCGAAACGCTCCGCAAGGCCGGTCTTTCCCTGCCCCACCTGATTGCGCTGGCGTCGCGGCAGGAAACCAGTTTCTACGAGCGACTTCACCGCGACGGCATTCCCTGCACGGCAGGCACCTACGGCCCCGGAAATCTGGACGAAAAACCGATCACCGAAGTGGCCGCTGAATACCGTAAGATCGTCCAGACCGGTGCGGACATCCTGACGACTGACCGGCCGGTGGAGGTCAACGCGTTGTTTACCAATAAAAAATAA
- a CDS encoding polyprenyl synthetase family protein, translating to MPLSIRDIQAPIAAEMETFEQKFRQFMKSEVMLLDQIMNYIVRRKGKQLRPMFVFLTAGVCGSITESTHRGAALIELLHTATLVHDDVVDDSNYRRSFFSINALWKNKIAVLVGDYLLARGLLLSVDNNEHALLKIVSTAVREISEGELLQIEKARRLDITEEIYYEIIRQKTASLISACCAVGARSVGATEDVVETARMFGEKVGIAFQIKDDLFDYGEMEVGKPLGIDIKEKKMTLPLIYALNHAGWTEKRRMINIVKNESENPKRVAEVIDFVKKSGGIQYATTVMTRYVDEARALLFSLPESVYRTSLEQLVQYTIERSK from the coding sequence ATGCCACTATCAATCCGGGACATACAAGCGCCGATTGCTGCCGAAATGGAAACGTTCGAGCAAAAATTTCGGCAGTTCATGAAAAGCGAAGTCATGTTGCTGGATCAGATCATGAACTACATTGTGCGCCGGAAAGGCAAGCAACTCCGGCCCATGTTCGTCTTCCTGACGGCGGGCGTGTGCGGTTCCATCACCGAATCGACCCATCGCGGGGCGGCTTTGATCGAACTGCTGCACACGGCCACGCTGGTACACGACGATGTGGTCGACGATTCGAATTACCGCCGGAGCTTTTTTTCGATCAATGCTCTCTGGAAAAACAAGATTGCCGTGCTGGTGGGCGACTACCTGCTCGCCCGCGGTTTGCTGCTTTCGGTCGATAACAACGAACATGCCCTGCTGAAAATCGTCTCGACCGCCGTGCGCGAAATCAGCGAGGGTGAACTGCTGCAAATCGAAAAGGCCCGCCGGTTAGACATTACGGAAGAGATTTATTACGAGATTATCCGCCAGAAAACGGCCTCTCTGATATCGGCCTGCTGCGCCGTGGGTGCCCGTTCGGTAGGCGCTACGGAAGACGTGGTGGAAACCGCCCGGATGTTTGGCGAAAAAGTGGGCATCGCCTTTCAGATCAAAGACGATTTGTTTGATTACGGGGAAATGGAGGTTGGCAAACCGCTTGGCATCGACATCAAGGAAAAGAAAATGACGCTGCCCCTGATTTACGCGCTCAACCACGCGGGCTGGACCGAAAAACGGCGGATGATCAACATTGTTAAAAACGAGAGCGAAAATCCGAAACGGGTGGCCGAAGTGATTGACTTTGTCAAAAAATCCGGCGGCATTCAGTACGCGACCACCGTCATGACCCGCTACGTCGACGAAGCCCGGGCGCTGCTGTTTTCGCTGCCCGAGTCCGTTTACCGCACCTCCCTCGAACAACTGGTTCAGTATACCATCGAGCGGAGTAAATAA
- a CDS encoding acyl-CoA dehydrogenase family protein, translating to MTSEIGENQVNDISQLIIQTVRDFAARQIQPFVREWDEAQHFPIETMRQLGELGLLGVLVPEEYGGAGLGYREYVGAIVELAKVDGAIGLSMAAHNSLCTNHILKFGNAEQKQQYLPKLATGEWIGAWGLTEPNTGSDAGNMRTVAVRAGNEWVLNGAKNFITHGKSGQIAVVIARTGEPNTPHNATAFVVERGTPGFSGGRKEDKLGMRASETTEMLFEDCRIPDSQRLGEVGDGFVQAMTILDGGRISIAALSLGIAQGAYEHALKYAQERQQFGQSISRFQAIAFKLADMATTIEAAKLLTYQAADLKDAGKLVTKESAMAKLYASEVAVKTADEAVQIFGGYGYTKDYPVEKYYRDAKLCTIGEGTSEIQRVVISRLLLA from the coding sequence ATGACGTCAGAAATTGGAGAAAACCAAGTAAATGATATTTCCCAACTGATCATACAAACGGTTCGTGACTTTGCCGCCCGTCAAATTCAGCCGTTTGTTCGGGAATGGGATGAGGCTCAGCATTTTCCGATTGAAACCATGCGGCAACTGGGTGAACTGGGTCTACTGGGTGTGCTGGTACCGGAAGAGTACGGCGGAGCGGGCCTGGGCTACCGCGAATACGTGGGCGCCATCGTGGAGCTAGCCAAAGTCGACGGCGCGATTGGCTTGTCGATGGCTGCCCATAACTCCCTGTGTACCAACCACATTTTAAAATTTGGCAATGCCGAGCAAAAGCAACAATACCTGCCTAAATTAGCCACCGGCGAATGGATTGGCGCCTGGGGACTGACCGAACCCAATACCGGCTCCGACGCGGGCAACATGCGGACCGTCGCCGTTCGGGCGGGCAACGAGTGGGTCCTGAACGGAGCCAAAAATTTTATTACCCACGGGAAAAGCGGGCAGATCGCCGTCGTCATTGCCCGCACTGGCGAACCCAACACGCCCCACAACGCTACGGCTTTCGTGGTCGAGCGGGGTACACCCGGTTTTTCGGGCGGGCGGAAGGAAGACAAGCTGGGTATGCGGGCGTCGGAAACCACCGAAATGCTTTTCGAAGACTGCCGGATTCCGGACAGCCAGCGATTGGGCGAAGTGGGCGACGGCTTTGTGCAGGCCATGACCATTCTGGACGGCGGCCGGATCTCGATCGCAGCCCTGAGCCTGGGGATTGCGCAGGGGGCGTACGAACACGCGCTGAAATACGCCCAGGAACGCCAGCAATTCGGACAGTCGATTTCCCGCTTTCAGGCCATTGCGTTCAAACTGGCCGATATGGCCACAACCATCGAAGCCGCCAAACTCCTCACCTACCAGGCTGCCGATTTGAAGGATGCGGGTAAACTTGTCACGAAAGAATCGGCAATGGCTAAGCTTTACGCATCGGAAGTAGCCGTTAAAACCGCCGACGAGGCCGTCCAGATTTTTGGTGGGTACGGATACACGAAAGACTATCCGGTCGAGAAATATTACCGCGACGCCAAGCTTTGCACCATCGGCGAAGGTACCAGCGAGATTCAGCGGGTGGTTATTTCGCGCCTGCTGCTTGCCTGA
- a CDS encoding NfeD family protein: MTPSQIWAVLGLLFLIAEMVSISFVFAFLSAGALVTALLTWLGLTSDVSAQLLCFSVVTIIALVAGRKPLRRWFESRTKKQEYVEYVGDRANVTQTIPAHGEGRIFYRGTEWIAISETDESILSGRQVVIKRMDGIRAVVNQVPIESLLS; encoded by the coding sequence ATGACACCGTCGCAAATCTGGGCCGTGCTGGGCCTGCTGTTTCTAATCGCTGAAATGGTCAGCATTTCGTTCGTCTTCGCCTTTTTGAGCGCGGGGGCGTTGGTGACGGCCCTGCTCACCTGGCTGGGACTAACCTCCGATGTCAGCGCTCAATTGCTTTGTTTTTCGGTCGTTACCATTATTGCCCTGGTGGCCGGACGGAAACCGCTCCGGCGCTGGTTTGAGTCGCGGACGAAGAAGCAGGAATACGTCGAATACGTCGGCGACCGCGCGAACGTCACCCAAACCATCCCGGCCCACGGCGAAGGCCGGATTTTTTACCGGGGCACCGAATGGATCGCCATCTCAGAAACCGACGAGTCGATTCTGTCGGGCAGGCAGGTCGTGATTAAACGGATGGATGGGATTCGGGCGGTGGTCAATCAGGTGCCCATTGAAAGTTTGCTGTCATGA
- the pafA gene encoding alkaline phosphatase PafA: MKLLHFAVFLLVPALSFGQSAAQKKAPASSPLSRPKLVVGIIVDQMRYDYLYRYYNKYSEGGFKRMMRDGFNARNNHYHYAATITAPGHTHVYTGSAPAISGIVGNDWYDRQLDRDVYCVEDSTVSAVSTSGTVSSAGKMSPRNLLVTTVTDQLKIATQGRAKVIGIAMKDRGAILPAGHAANAAYWYDSKDGSWISSTFYMKEQPQWAKEFNARKLADKYLTQTWETTLPLDQYIESTADDTPFENPLAGEQKAIFPHQAVASLGSKYEALRTSPFGDILTKEMALAALKGENLGKGTETDFLCVSFSSPDAIGHRFSPSSVEAQDEYLRLDKVIADLLTALDAQVGKGNYLTFLSADHGAADNPGYSISLKLPGGFLEGRNVSAATDKALTEAFGPGKWVSGNANGQIYLNHDLMREKKIKVADAAEVVRLALLKNPGIQDILNLHDINGNSVPEYWLPLLRNVYNPKRSGDLYIVTQPGWLEGYQKGGTSHGTLFNYDTHVPLLFYGWGIKPGETTRRTHIADIASTVSALLHILEPSGNIGNPIAEAIK; this comes from the coding sequence ATGAAATTACTCCATTTTGCGGTATTTCTGTTGGTGCCAGCCCTGTCGTTTGGGCAGTCGGCAGCCCAGAAAAAGGCACCTGCTTCCTCTCCCTTAAGTCGCCCGAAACTGGTTGTTGGTATCATCGTCGACCAGATGCGTTACGATTATTTATACCGGTATTACAACAAATACAGCGAAGGTGGCTTCAAACGAATGATGCGCGACGGGTTTAACGCTCGCAACAACCATTACCATTACGCGGCTACGATTACGGCCCCCGGACACACCCACGTATATACGGGGTCGGCGCCCGCCATTTCCGGCATCGTGGGCAACGACTGGTACGACCGGCAGCTGGATCGGGATGTCTATTGCGTCGAGGATTCAACGGTTTCGGCGGTTTCGACCAGCGGAACGGTTTCGTCGGCGGGTAAAATGTCACCCCGTAATCTGCTGGTAACAACCGTAACCGATCAGTTGAAAATTGCCACGCAGGGTCGTGCGAAAGTGATCGGTATTGCCATGAAAGACCGGGGGGCTATCCTGCCCGCGGGTCATGCCGCCAATGCCGCCTATTGGTATGATTCAAAAGACGGTAGCTGGATTTCGAGCACGTTTTACATGAAGGAGCAGCCGCAGTGGGCCAAGGAATTCAACGCCCGCAAACTGGCCGATAAATACCTGACGCAAACCTGGGAGACCACCTTGCCGCTGGATCAATACATCGAAAGTACGGCCGATGATACGCCATTCGAAAATCCGCTGGCCGGGGAGCAGAAGGCCATATTTCCGCACCAGGCGGTTGCTTCGCTGGGCAGTAAATATGAAGCCCTGCGCACCAGTCCTTTTGGCGATATTCTGACGAAGGAAATGGCCCTGGCGGCCCTGAAAGGAGAAAATTTGGGGAAAGGTACCGAAACCGATTTTCTTTGTGTCAGTTTCTCATCGCCCGACGCCATCGGCCACCGCTTCAGCCCCTCGTCGGTTGAGGCCCAGGACGAATACCTGCGGCTCGACAAAGTCATTGCCGACCTGCTGACGGCGCTGGATGCGCAGGTGGGCAAGGGCAATTATCTGACGTTTCTGTCGGCTGACCACGGTGCCGCCGACAACCCGGGGTATTCGATCAGCCTAAAGCTGCCCGGTGGCTTTCTGGAAGGAAGAAACGTCAGCGCGGCTACCGACAAAGCCCTGACCGAGGCTTTTGGGCCGGGCAAATGGGTTTCCGGAAATGCAAACGGACAAATCTACCTGAACCACGACCTGATGCGGGAGAAAAAAATCAAAGTGGCGGATGCGGCCGAAGTGGTGCGGCTGGCCTTGTTGAAAAATCCGGGCATTCAGGACATTCTGAATCTGCACGATATCAACGGCAACTCGGTACCGGAATACTGGCTGCCCCTGTTGCGCAACGTGTACAACCCCAAACGGAGTGGCGATTTATACATTGTTACCCAACCCGGCTGGCTGGAAGGTTATCAGAAGGGCGGCACCTCACACGGTACGTTGTTCAATTACGATACGCACGTCCCGCTGCTGTTCTACGGCTGGGGTATCAAGCCGGGCGAAACCACCCGCCGGACACACATTGCCGACATTGCCTCGACGGTTTCGGCGCTTCTGCACATTCTGGAGCCCAGCGGAAACATCGGTAACCCGATTGCCGAAGCAATTAAGTAG